The Candidatus Eisenbacteria bacterium genome segment CGGGAGCGCCGCGAAACCGACCGCTCCGTGGTAGAGGCCGTACGCCCTCCCCCGCGAGGCGACGGGAACGCGATCGGCGATGAGAGCCCGTTCCGCCCCCTCGGTCAATCCGTAGTACGCCCCATAGAGGACGAGCAGCACGCAGACCGCCGTGAGTCCCCCCGCGGAGGGGATCGTGGCGTAGACGGCGGCATAGACCATCCAACCGATCAGAATGGCGGGTCGTCTCCCGATCCGATCGGAAAGACGGCCGCCCGGCAGACTGAAAATAATCTTGGACAAATGAAGTAATATCCAAAGGGCGATCATCCAACCGAGACCCAGTCCGAAGCGGGTTTGGGCGAAGAAGACGAGAAAGAGGTCCGTGCTGTTCCCCAGCGTGAAGACGGTCACCGACGACAGAAAGAAGTAGAAGGATCGGGGCGGACCGGACGTTCTGTTCCCCCCGGCGCCGGCCGGGGGCATGGAGGCGGGTCGAGGGATCTCGCGGACCTTGCGCCAGAAGATGACCGACGCGGCGATTCCGGGGAGGAGCGCCAAGGCGAAGAGCCGGCGCAGGGCGTGCATCTCCTCGGGACCGGCCGGCCCGCTTCCGCGGACCCAGAGAAAACCCCGTCCGAGGAAGAGATAGAGGAGGAGGGCGGCGACGAGGGGGCCGCTCACGGCGCCGGCGTGATCCATCATCCGGTGAAAAGCGAAGGCGAGTCCACGCACGTCCGGATCCGCCGCTTCACCGATCAACGCGTCGCGCGGCGCCGTGCGTATCCCTTTGCCGACGCGATCGAGAAAACGGAGGGCGACCACGTGCCATCCGGCGGCGGCCAGGGCGATCAACGGCCGCGCCAAGCCGGAGAGGGAATACCCGGCGAGCGCGAGAGCCTTCCGCCGCCCGCTCCGGTCGCTCCATCCGCCGGACCAGATCTTCAAGAGGCCGGAGACGCTCTCCGCGACGCCGTCCATGAGACCGATGTAAACGGCGGCGGCGGCGGCGGGGACCAGGCCGGAGAAAAAGGCGGGGAGAAGCGGGTAGATCATCTCGCTGGAGAAATCGGTGAGGAGGCTGACGAGGCCGAGCGGGAGGATGTTCCCCCGGAGCGCTCTTCGCAGGTCCGAATGGAGGCGTGGGCGCGCGTTCACGGCGAATCTCCCACCGGCGCCGCGGGGGCGGGGGTTCCGACAGCCACCGGGCAACAAAAGTCTATCACGAGATCGCCCCGGAGGATGGAGGTGTTTTCCGGTGGGGGGGGGAGAGGCGTCGCGTCGGCCGGTATCGGCGTTTCGCCGGCGCTAGGTTTCGAAGGGACGGTCCCGACTGAAATC includes the following:
- a CDS encoding MFS transporter; the protein is MRRALRGNILPLGLVSLLTDFSSEMIYPLLPAFFSGLVPAAAAAVYIGLMDGVAESVSGLLKIWSGGWSDRSGRRKALALAGYSLSGLARPLIALAAAGWHVVALRFLDRVGKGIRTAPRDALIGEAADPDVRGLAFAFHRMMDHAGAVSGPLVAALLLYLFLGRGFLWVRGSGPAGPEEMHALRRLFALALLPGIAASVIFWRKVREIPRPASMPPAGAGGNRTSGPPRSFYFFLSSVTVFTLGNSTDLFLVFFAQTRFGLGLGWMIALWILLHLSKIIFSLPGGRLSDRIGRRPAILIGWMVYAAVYATIPSAGGLTAVCVLLVLYGAYYGLTEGAERALIADRVPVASRGRAYGLYHGAVGFAALPASLLFGLFWARLGPAIAFRIGASLAAAACMLLLAARPGRNEAERAPDGRGR